Genomic DNA from Candidatus Sulfurimonas marisnigri:
TAAGTGTTAGACAATTTTCACATGAAAGAAAAATAATCGAGTTAATTCTATTCAAAAAAATATTCAATATGCCTGATAACAAAAAGCTTACATGTAGCTACAGAGTGGCTAAAAATGAGTTTAACAATAGAGTATCAGCTCAACTTATTATAAATAAAATCTATGATTATCCATTATAAAATAATGGTAAAAATTGCTACAAAACACCTAATATAGAGTAAATCATAAAAAAAACCTTAAAATTTAAAACTATCTTAAGGCTCAAGAATGTAGAATTGGTGACTTTATCAAAAAAAAGGGAAAAACATGAACAAAAACCAGATTTTAGAAGAAATTTTAAACGAAGTAGACAAACACCCAGAGATTATGTCTCGTCGTGATGCTCTAAAGTATTTAACAATATCTCCATTAGCTGCGTCAGTTTTAGCTAGTGCAACAGTAGGTACTACAGCAGCAGTTGCATCAGCAGATGTAAGTGGAAAAATAGTTATCGTTGGTGGTGGTCTAGCTGGTATGAGTACAGCAGCACGTCTTAACAATTCAATTAGCAATGCTGATATTACTGTTATTGAGCCAGATCCGTTATCTGTATCTTACCAGCCTGGTCAAACTCTAGTTGGTGGTGGTATTTGGGATCTTTCTGATATTCAATACAAAACAGATGATTATGTACCAAGCGGCGTTAAGCTAATAAAAGGTAGTGTTACTGCTTTTGACCCTGATAACAATAAAGTTACTGTTGATGGCAGCAAAGAGATTTCTTACGATCAATTAGTTGTAGCAACTGGTGTAGTACTTAACTATGCTGCAATTAAAGGTCTTGACGGTGTAATCACTTCATCTGGTAAAGACAATGCAGCTACAAAACAAACAATCACTAGAGATGGTCTTCACTCAATCTATTTCCAAGATGGTGCAGAAGCTACTTGGAAAGGTATTCAAGAGTTAATTGCAAAAGCTAAAGCTCATACTGGCAGCGAAAAATTACAGGCTGTATTTACTCACCCTAACACACCTCTTAAATGTGGTGGAGCTCCTAAAAAAATCATGTATCTAACACACTCTCGCTTAGTAGAAGCTGGTGTACGTGACAAAGTTGAACTTACTTTTTATCCAAATGGTGGTGGTATGTTTGGTATCAAAGATTACCATAATGCAATCGTTAAGCAATTTGAAGAAAGAGGTTTCAAATGGAACTACAAGCATAACTTAATTGCAGTAGACACAGCAACTAAAACAGCAACTTTTGACAAATGGTCAATGGTAGAAAAAGATGTTGAAGACGATATGGGTGATATGGTTAAGAAGAAGGTAAGAGTAAGCGAGCCGGTTGAAGTTAAATATGACTTTATGCATGTATCTCCTCCTCAAAAAGCTCCAGATGTTGTTGGTAAGTCTAAACTAGGCTCTGCTAAAAGCTGGGTAACAGTTGACAAAGAGACTTTACAAAGT
This window encodes:
- a CDS encoding NAD(P)/FAD-dependent oxidoreductase, whose protein sequence is MNKNQILEEILNEVDKHPEIMSRRDALKYLTISPLAASVLASATVGTTAAVASADVSGKIVIVGGGLAGMSTAARLNNSISNADITVIEPDPLSVSYQPGQTLVGGGIWDLSDIQYKTDDYVPSGVKLIKGSVTAFDPDNNKVTVDGSKEISYDQLVVATGVVLNYAAIKGLDGVITSSGKDNAATKQTITRDGLHSIYFQDGAEATWKGIQELIAKAKAHTGSEKLQAVFTHPNTPLKCGGAPKKIMYLTHSRLVEAGVRDKVELTFYPNGGGMFGIKDYHNAIVKQFEERGFKWNYKHNLIAVDTATKTATFDKWSMVEKDVEDDMGDMVKKKVRVSEPVEVKYDFMHVSPPQKAPDVVGKSKLGSAKSWVTVDKETLQSSFYPNVWSLGDCAGVPMGKTGGSARKQYKVVVDNVISVMGGKTPTAKYDGYTVCPLITGIGTVMLAEFNWASKKTGSGVNAASFPLDPTKERWLMWLLKVYLLKPMTIHGMLSGRA